One genomic region from Rattus norvegicus strain BN/NHsdMcwi chromosome 10, GRCr8, whole genome shotgun sequence encodes:
- the Eif4a1 gene encoding eukaryotic initiation factor 4A-I, with product MSASQDSRSRDNGPDGMEPEGVIESNWNEIVDSFDDMNLSESLLRGIYAYGFEKPSAIQQRAILPCIKGYDVIAQAQSGTGKTATFAISILQQIELDLKATQALVLAPTRELAQQIQKVVMALGDYMGASCHACIGGTNVRAEVQKLQMEAPHIIVGTPGRVFDMLNRRYLSPKYIKMFVLDEADEMLSRGFKDQIYDIFQKLNSNTQVVLLSATMPSDVLEVTKKFMRDPIRILVKKEELTLEGIRQFYINVEREEWKLDTLCDLYETLTITQAVIFINTRRKVDWLTEKMHARDFTVSAMHGDMDQKERDVIMREFRSGSSRVLITTDLLARGIDVQQVSLVINYDLPTNRENYIHRIGRGGRFGRKGVAINMVTEEDKRTLRDIETFYNTSIEEMPLNVADLI from the exons ATGTCTGCGAGTCAGGATTCTCG ATCCAGAGACAATGGCCCCGATGGGATGGAGCCGGAAGGCGTCATCGAG AGTAACTGGAATGAGATTGTGGATAGCTTCGATGACATGAATCTCTCAGAATCCCTCCTCCGTGGTATTTATGCCTATGGTTTTGAGAAGCCCTCTGCCATCCAGCAGCGAGCTATTCTTCCTTGTATCAAGG GTTATGATGTGATTGCTCAAGCCCAGTCTGGGACTGGGAAAACAGCTACATTTGCCATATCCATTCTGCAGCAGATTGAATTAGATCTAAAGGCCACTCAGGCTTTGGTTCTGGCACCCACTCGTGAattggctcagcag ATTCAAAAGGTGGTTATGGCACTGGGAGACTACATGGGTGCCTCTTGTCATGCCTGTATTGGGGGCACCAACGTGCGTGCTGAGGTGCAGAAGCTGCAAATGGAAGCTCCCCATATCATCGTGGGCACCCCTGGCCGGGTGTTCGATATGCTTAACCGGAGATACCTGT CACCCAAATACATCAAGATGTTCGTCCTGGATGAAGCAGATGAAATGCTAAGCCGTGGGTTCAAGGATCAGATCTATGATATATTCCAAAAGCTCAACAGCAACACACAG GTAGTTTTGCTGTCTGCCACAATGCCTTCTGATGTCCTTGAGGTGACTAAGAAGTTCATGAGAGACCCTATTCGGATTCTTGTCAAGAAGGAAGAGTTGACCCTGGAGGGTATCCGCCAATTCTACATCAATGTGGAACGAGAG GAGTGGAAGCTCGACACATTGTGTGACTTGTATGAAACACTGACCATCACCCAGGCAGTAATCTTTATTAATACCAGAAGGAAGGTGGACTGGCTCACTGAGAAGATGCATGCCCGGGATTTCACAGTTTCTGCCATG CATGGAGATATGGACCAAAAGGAACGAGACGTGATCATGAGGGAGTTCCGGTCTGGCTCTAGCAGAGTATTAATTACCACTGACCTGTTG GCCAGAGGCATTGATGTGCAGCAGGTCTCCCTAGTCATCAATTATGACCTTCCCACCAACAGGGAAAACTACATCCACAG aattgGTCGAGGTGGTCGGTTTGGCCGGAAAGGTGTGGCTATTAACATGGTGACAGAAGAAGACAAGAGGACTCTTCGAGACATTGAGACTTTCTACAACACCTCCATTGAAGAGATGCCCCTCAACGTTGCTGACCTCATTTGA
- the Eif4a1 gene encoding eukaryotic initiation factor 4A-I isoform X1: MWAWQQRPHLGAVSRDNGPDGMEPEGVIESNWNEIVDSFDDMNLSESLLRGIYAYGFEKPSAIQQRAILPCIKGYDVIAQAQSGTGKTATFAISILQQIELDLKATQALVLAPTRELAQQIQKVVMALGDYMGASCHACIGGTNVRAEVQKLQMEAPHIIVGTPGRVFDMLNRRYLSPKYIKMFVLDEADEMLSRGFKDQIYDIFQKLNSNTQVVLLSATMPSDVLEVTKKFMRDPIRILVKKEELTLEGIRQFYINVEREEWKLDTLCDLYETLTITQAVIFINTRRKVDWLTEKMHARDFTVSAMHGDMDQKERDVIMREFRSGSSRVLITTDLLARGIDVQQVSLVINYDLPTNRENYIHRIGRGGRFGRKGVAINMVTEEDKRTLRDIETFYNTSIEEMPLNVADLI, translated from the exons ATGTGGGCCTGGCAGCAAAGACCGCATCTCGGCgccgt ATCCAGAGACAATGGCCCCGATGGGATGGAGCCGGAAGGCGTCATCGAG AGTAACTGGAATGAGATTGTGGATAGCTTCGATGACATGAATCTCTCAGAATCCCTCCTCCGTGGTATTTATGCCTATGGTTTTGAGAAGCCCTCTGCCATCCAGCAGCGAGCTATTCTTCCTTGTATCAAGG GTTATGATGTGATTGCTCAAGCCCAGTCTGGGACTGGGAAAACAGCTACATTTGCCATATCCATTCTGCAGCAGATTGAATTAGATCTAAAGGCCACTCAGGCTTTGGTTCTGGCACCCACTCGTGAattggctcagcag ATTCAAAAGGTGGTTATGGCACTGGGAGACTACATGGGTGCCTCTTGTCATGCCTGTATTGGGGGCACCAACGTGCGTGCTGAGGTGCAGAAGCTGCAAATGGAAGCTCCCCATATCATCGTGGGCACCCCTGGCCGGGTGTTCGATATGCTTAACCGGAGATACCTGT CACCCAAATACATCAAGATGTTCGTCCTGGATGAAGCAGATGAAATGCTAAGCCGTGGGTTCAAGGATCAGATCTATGATATATTCCAAAAGCTCAACAGCAACACACAG GTAGTTTTGCTGTCTGCCACAATGCCTTCTGATGTCCTTGAGGTGACTAAGAAGTTCATGAGAGACCCTATTCGGATTCTTGTCAAGAAGGAAGAGTTGACCCTGGAGGGTATCCGCCAATTCTACATCAATGTGGAACGAGAG GAGTGGAAGCTCGACACATTGTGTGACTTGTATGAAACACTGACCATCACCCAGGCAGTAATCTTTATTAATACCAGAAGGAAGGTGGACTGGCTCACTGAGAAGATGCATGCCCGGGATTTCACAGTTTCTGCCATG CATGGAGATATGGACCAAAAGGAACGAGACGTGATCATGAGGGAGTTCCGGTCTGGCTCTAGCAGAGTATTAATTACCACTGACCTGTTG GCCAGAGGCATTGATGTGCAGCAGGTCTCCCTAGTCATCAATTATGACCTTCCCACCAACAGGGAAAACTACATCCACAG aattgGTCGAGGTGGTCGGTTTGGCCGGAAAGGTGTGGCTATTAACATGGTGACAGAAGAAGACAAGAGGACTCTTCGAGACATTGAGACTTTCTACAACACCTCCATTGAAGAGATGCCCCTCAACGTTGCTGACCTCATTTGA
- the Cd68 gene encoding macrosialin precursor, whose amino-acid sequence MRFPVCLTLLVLLVAQGTGKDCPHKKAATLLPSFTETPTTTGSTASPTTTHRPTTTSHRPTTTSHRPTTTSHRPTTTSHRPTTTSHRPTTTSHGNATVSPTTNSPGFSTVGPHPGPPPPSPSPSPSSTGALGNYTWTNGSQPCVQLQAQIQIRILYLTQGGKKAWGLSVLNPNKTKVQGGCDSAHPHLALSFPYGQLTFGFKQDRHQSHSTVYLNYMAVEYNVSFPQAAQWTFSAQNSSLQELQAPLGQSFCCGNTSIVLSPAIHLDLLSLRLQAAQLPDKGHFGPCFSCASDQSLLLPLIIGLVLLGLLTLVLIAFCVTRRRQSTYQPL is encoded by the exons ATGAGGTTCCCTGTGTGTCTGACCTTGCTGGTACTGCTTGTAG CCCAAGGAACAGGGAAAGACTGTCCTCACAAAAAGGCTGCTACTCTTCTGCCATCCTTCACGGAGACACCTACAACCACCGGAAGCACAGCAAGCCCTACGACCACCCACAGGCCCACCACAACCAGCCACAGGCCCACCACAACCAGCCACAGGCCCACCACCACCAGCCACAGGCCCACCACCACCAGCCACAGGCCCACCACCACCAGCCACAGGCCCACCACCACCAGTCATGGGAATGCCACAGTTTCTCCCACCACAAACAGTCCAGGCTTCTCCACTGTTGGCCCTCACCCTGGACCACCTCCGCCCTCACCAAGTCCTAGTCCAAGCTCTACTGGGGCTCTTGGAAACTACACATGGACTAATGGTTCCCAGCCATGTGTTCAGCTCCAAGCCCAAATTCAAATTCGCATCTTGTACCTGACCCAGGGTGGAAAAAAG GCCTGGGGCCTCTCTGTATTGAACCCGAACAAAACCAAGGTCCAGGGGGGCTGTGACAGTGCCCATCCCCACTTGGCTCTCTCATTCCCTTACGGACAGCTTACCTTTGGATTCAAACAG GACCGACATCAGAGCCACAGTACAGTCTACCTTAACTACATGGCAGTGGAATACAATGTGTCCTTCCCACAAGCAGCAC AGTGGACATTCTCAGCGCAGAATTCATCTCTTCAAGAGCTCCAAGCTCCCCTGGGCCAAAGCTTCTGTTGCGGAAATACAAGCATAGTTCTTTCTCCAGCAATTCACCTGGACCTGCTCTCCCTGAGGCTGCAGGCTGCTCAGTTGCCGGACAAGGGACACTTCGGGCCAT GCTTCTCTTGCGCCAGTGACCAATCTCTCTTGCTGCCTCTCATCATTGGCCTGGTCCTCCTGGGCCTCCTCACCCTGGTGCTCATTGCCTTCTGCGTTACCCGGAGACGACAATCAACCTACCAGCCCCTCTGA